In Selenomonas dianae, a genomic segment contains:
- a CDS encoding glycosyltransferase family 2 protein, with translation MENEQQKKLKISVILPVYNVRAYIERCLISFIQQGLDDLELICIDDGSTDGSGKICDDYALKYKEIKVFHKENGGVGSARSLGLQKSSGDYIAWCDPDDYVDMRWKNKIFEALFTEPDCVVIGLTKITDEKPVPQPLPFDGYIKIEKYLYELSCDRYIKSYLCTHILKSSIVKSVPFSSSLKYYEDYDFFTRFSVKLKTIYFIPYSLYYYAYRSTSLTHQRKPAAFIRQSFVIAHKRYNRFLRSGIACSKAGYWKTLLVGCMALSLYAEGRVLYEKGRYLISKNLCDIMQSTDLRKKDKLAALVVTFTPYHLLKALLSKC, from the coding sequence ATGGAAAACGAGCAACAAAAGAAACTTAAGATAAGTGTTATTCTTCCTGTATATAACGTAAGAGCATATATTGAACGTTGCTTAATTTCTTTTATACAACAAGGCCTAGATGATCTGGAGTTGATTTGTATAGATGATGGATCCACCGATGGTAGCGGGAAAATTTGTGATGATTATGCTTTAAAATATAAGGAAATTAAAGTATTTCATAAGGAAAACGGAGGTGTTGGTTCAGCCAGAAGTTTAGGCTTGCAGAAATCTTCCGGAGATTATATCGCATGGTGTGACCCAGATGATTACGTTGATATGCGATGGAAAAACAAGATCTTTGAGGCTCTGTTTACGGAGCCAGATTGTGTTGTGATTGGGCTAACCAAGATTACTGACGAAAAACCTGTTCCTCAACCATTGCCCTTTGATGGTTATATAAAAATAGAGAAATATCTATATGAACTCTCTTGCGATCGATATATTAAAAGTTATTTATGTACGCATATTCTTAAATCTTCAATAGTCAAAAGTGTTCCGTTTAGCTCTTCGTTGAAGTATTATGAGGACTATGATTTTTTTACGAGATTTTCTGTCAAACTAAAAACGATTTATTTTATTCCTTATAGTCTGTATTACTATGCATATCGATCAACTAGCTTGACGCATCAAAGAAAACCGGCGGCTTTCATCAGACAATCTTTTGTTATTGCACATAAAAGGTACAATCGTTTTTTACGCTCTGGTATTGCTTGCTCTAAAGCTGGTTATTGGAAAACACTTCTCGTTGGGTGTATGGCGCTCTCTTTATATGCAGAAGGGAGAGTCCTATACGAAAAAGGAAGATATCTCATTAGTAAAAATCTGTGTGACATTATGCAAAGTACAGATTTGCGAAAAAAGGATAAATTGGCTGCATTAGTTGTCACTTTCACGCCATATCATTTGTTAAAGGCACTTCTATCAAAGTGCTGA
- the wbaP gene encoding undecaprenyl-phosphate galactose phosphotransferase WbaP, whose protein sequence is MHTETRISARIRRICAPLLFICFDYFAILLAEKMAFGLHDIYGLLMGTSYHVSDAYLYFWIPLVFIAFLAISQTYTKMQPILETVRQIFYAVLYALITCILALYFMEASMLASRLYVVLFGVLALFNIYAARYVLLKVLKTTNLLMKPVILIGAGKTAELVLRSFNSDLGYRYKIVGILDDAPISEILPRKFLLMGTLDDAAKIVRDTYVKTVIVTVPGMEKEKLQALLENIQPYVRDIIFVPDLIGVPLYNVEAQTLFNEQIMMLSLRNNLARRRNRAFKRVFDTFVGGFLCIPILPILLVIAICIKIDSKGPAFFNGQRIGKNGKTFTCYKFRSMYTNAGEIMREYLAEHPAAQEEWNTFAKLRDYDPRVTKLGRWIRKYSLDELPQILNVIKGDMSLVGPRPYLPRERDDIGEYLSTITLTVPGITGFWQTSGRNDVSFAGRVAMDTWYVRNWSIWLDLMYLFKTAKIVFTGKGAY, encoded by the coding sequence ATGCATACGGAAACTCGGATTTCGGCTCGCATACGCAGAATATGTGCACCGCTCCTTTTTATCTGTTTTGACTATTTTGCCATACTTCTCGCAGAGAAAATGGCATTTGGTCTGCATGATATCTATGGTCTCTTGATGGGGACATCCTATCACGTTTCCGACGCTTATCTTTACTTTTGGATTCCCCTTGTTTTCATTGCATTTCTTGCTATCTCACAGACCTATACGAAGATGCAGCCGATTTTGGAGACGGTACGTCAGATCTTCTATGCAGTGCTCTATGCGCTCATTACTTGTATCCTAGCTCTTTACTTCATGGAGGCGAGCATGCTTGCCTCACGTCTCTACGTTGTTCTCTTTGGTGTACTTGCACTGTTTAATATTTATGCTGCTCGATATGTCCTGTTGAAGGTTCTAAAGACAACAAATCTGCTGATGAAACCTGTTATCCTGATTGGTGCGGGGAAGACGGCGGAGTTGGTGCTCCGTTCATTCAATTCTGATCTTGGTTATCGCTATAAAATTGTCGGCATATTGGACGATGCCCCCATTTCAGAAATATTGCCTCGGAAATTTCTCCTGATGGGAACATTGGACGATGCGGCAAAAATTGTGCGTGACACCTATGTTAAGACTGTCATCGTCACAGTGCCGGGAATGGAAAAGGAGAAGCTCCAAGCACTCTTAGAAAACATACAGCCTTATGTAAGGGATATAATTTTCGTTCCGGATCTCATCGGTGTTCCACTCTACAACGTGGAAGCACAGACATTGTTCAATGAGCAGATTATGATGTTGTCCCTCCGAAACAACCTTGCACGTCGCAGAAACCGAGCATTCAAACGAGTTTTTGATACCTTTGTGGGAGGCTTCCTGTGTATTCCTATTCTTCCCATTCTACTTGTTATTGCGATTTGTATTAAGATTGATTCGAAGGGTCCTGCGTTTTTCAATGGTCAACGCATTGGTAAGAATGGGAAAACATTTACTTGCTATAAGTTTCGATCCATGTATACGAATGCCGGCGAGATTATGAGAGAGTATCTTGCTGAGCATCCCGCAGCGCAAGAAGAGTGGAATACATTTGCAAAGCTTCGCGACTATGATCCCCGTGTTACGAAGCTCGGGAGATGGATTCGTAAGTATAGTCTGGATGAACTTCCACAGATTCTGAATGTGATCAAGGGGGATATGAGCCTTGTCGGTCCCCGCCCTTATCTTCCAAGGGAAAGAGACGATATTGGTGAATATCTCTCGACAATTACACTTACTGTCCCTGGAATTACTGGATTTTGGCAAACGAGTGGGCGCAACGATGTTAGCTTTGCGGGGCGTGTTGCTATGGATACATGGTATGTGCGAAACTGGTCAATTTGGCTTGATTTGATGTATTTATTTAAGACGGCAAAGATTGTGTTTACGGGAAAAGGTGCGTATTGA
- the wecC gene encoding UDP-N-acetyl-D-mannosamine dehydrogenase has product MKNVCVIGLGYIGLPTATLIANNGFKVYGMDPVECVVETVNRGEIHIVEPELATYVKKAVSSGNLHADVKPHEADVFILAVPTPFKGDKEPDLSFVESATCEIAPYVKEENLIILESTSPVGTTEKVRDWLFEERMDLVGQSVYFAHCPERVLPGKIVEELPHNDRIIGGIDEESTKKTIDFYSRFVTGALLPTDARTAEMAKLTENSFRDVNIAFANELSIICDKLGIDVWELIRLANRHPRVNILQPGPGVGGHCIAVDPWFIVDSAPRDARLIRVAREVNDSKPHVVMEKVYEAVRTTENPKVACLGLAFKPDIDDLRESPSLQIAEKLAAGTLDELLVVEPNIHTLPACLADKKNVRLVSVEEAMRDANIILLLVDHKEFKAMDRSFLNGKTVIDTRGIFA; this is encoded by the coding sequence ATGAAAAATGTATGTGTGATAGGGCTCGGCTACATCGGTCTTCCAACGGCGACGCTGATTGCCAACAACGGCTTCAAGGTCTATGGAATGGATCCGGTGGAGTGTGTCGTGGAGACGGTCAATCGCGGGGAGATTCACATTGTGGAACCGGAACTTGCGACGTATGTGAAGAAGGCAGTCTCCTCGGGAAATCTCCATGCGGATGTAAAGCCGCATGAAGCGGATGTGTTTATCCTCGCGGTCCCTACACCATTTAAGGGGGATAAGGAACCAGATTTGTCTTTCGTAGAATCGGCGACATGTGAAATTGCTCCATATGTCAAAGAGGAAAATCTGATTATCCTTGAGTCGACCAGTCCTGTTGGAACGACGGAGAAAGTTCGAGACTGGCTATTTGAGGAGCGAATGGATCTTGTGGGGCAGTCTGTTTACTTTGCCCATTGTCCGGAACGTGTCCTGCCCGGCAAGATCGTTGAGGAACTGCCACATAATGATCGCATTATCGGCGGTATTGATGAGGAATCGACGAAGAAAACCATCGACTTTTATAGCCGTTTTGTCACAGGGGCGCTTCTCCCTACGGATGCGAGAACCGCAGAGATGGCAAAACTCACGGAGAACTCCTTCCGTGATGTGAATATTGCATTTGCAAATGAACTCTCGATTATCTGCGACAAGCTCGGCATTGATGTCTGGGAGCTGATTCGTCTTGCAAATCGCCATCCGCGCGTCAATATCCTTCAGCCGGGCCCCGGAGTCGGTGGACACTGCATTGCTGTGGATCCATGGTTTATCGTAGACTCGGCACCGCGTGATGCACGACTGATTCGTGTTGCGCGTGAGGTCAATGACAGCAAACCGCACGTTGTTATGGAGAAGGTATATGAAGCAGTTCGCACGACTGAGAATCCGAAGGTTGCATGTCTCGGTCTTGCGTTTAAGCCAGACATTGATGATCTGCGCGAGAGTCCGTCGCTGCAGATTGCGGAGAAACTCGCAGCAGGGACGCTTGATGAGCTGCTCGTTGTAGAGCCGAATATCCATACACTTCCTGCTTGCCTTGCAGATAAAAAAAATGTACGCCTTGTATCGGTAGAGGAAGCCATGCGGGATGCGAATATCATTCTGCTGCTCGTCGATCACAAGGAGTTTAAGGCAATGGATCGGAGTTTTCTTAATGGGAAGACGGTCATCGATACACGGGGGATTTTTGCATGA
- a CDS encoding phenylacetate--CoA ligase family protein, protein MPPFLQRGIDELWSAIPPNIKLGTAYGDMRKLLSASDSWTQDQIHAWQNVAIKKLLQHAYSTTVFYRRIFDDAGFHPESFRDVSDLQRIPSITKQTVQENMQDMLSNAFSSKQRIRMTTGGTTGRQLVFYAQKRFTIAREKAFFDHLWSKVGYTAGTSEKVVLRNNVLTKGALWQYNHRDKSLILDPYHLTDDNCARIMETLNEVQIPFFHVYPSSALMLADYINRTDHRLRYTPKAVFASSENLYKGQREIVEAAFGCPMLLHYGHSEMCCVASWCIEENHYHLEEIYGYTELLDEEQKVIMQPGQMGEITATGFNNYVLPLIRYRTADYAAYAEHNSKCHYSGRILQDVEGRWLQEMLVTSKGNKISMTAINFHSDIFDRVKFYQFYQDTPGKVTMRIVKNDGYTQMDETAIRHAMEEKLGEFLHFDFSYVDAVEQSKNGKYRYIISKL, encoded by the coding sequence TTGCCGCCCTTTCTTCAGCGTGGTATCGATGAGTTGTGGAGTGCGATTCCGCCGAACATCAAGCTAGGTACGGCATATGGCGATATGCGTAAACTTTTGTCTGCGTCAGATTCATGGACACAGGATCAAATTCATGCTTGGCAAAATGTTGCAATAAAGAAACTACTTCAGCATGCTTATAGCACTACCGTATTCTATCGGCGCATATTTGACGATGCCGGCTTTCATCCAGAGTCGTTTCGAGATGTTTCTGATCTTCAGCGTATTCCATCCATCACGAAACAAACCGTTCAGGAAAACATGCAGGATATGCTGTCGAATGCGTTTTCATCCAAGCAACGCATTCGAATGACTACCGGTGGTACTACGGGACGCCAGCTTGTTTTTTATGCGCAAAAACGATTTACAATAGCGAGAGAAAAGGCTTTTTTTGATCATCTTTGGTCGAAGGTCGGCTACACTGCCGGGACATCAGAAAAAGTGGTATTGCGAAATAATGTATTAACAAAAGGTGCATTGTGGCAATACAATCATCGAGATAAAAGTCTGATATTAGATCCCTATCATCTGACTGATGATAACTGTGCCAGAATTATGGAAACGCTAAATGAGGTGCAAATTCCGTTTTTCCATGTGTACCCATCATCTGCGTTGATGCTTGCCGACTATATCAACAGGACAGATCATCGGTTAAGGTATACTCCGAAAGCTGTATTTGCAAGTTCGGAGAATCTTTATAAAGGACAGCGTGAGATTGTAGAAGCCGCATTCGGCTGTCCTATGTTGCTTCACTATGGACATTCTGAGATGTGTTGCGTAGCGTCATGGTGCATTGAAGAAAATCACTACCATCTGGAAGAGATTTATGGTTATACAGAACTTTTGGATGAGGAACAGAAGGTTATTATGCAACCGGGACAAATGGGAGAAATCACGGCAACGGGATTTAACAACTATGTGCTTCCCTTGATTCGCTACCGTACTGCGGATTATGCTGCATATGCTGAACATAATTCGAAATGTCATTACTCTGGGAGAATTTTGCAGGATGTGGAAGGTCGTTGGCTGCAGGAGATGCTTGTTACATCGAAAGGAAATAAAATCTCGATGACGGCGATTAATTTTCACTCTGATATTTTTGATCGTGTGAAGTTTTATCAGTTCTATCAAGATACTCCCGGTAAAGTTACGATGCGTATTGTCAAGAATGATGGATATACTCAAATGGATGAGACTGCAATACGTCACGCCATGGAGGAAAAACTGGGAGAGTTCCTGCATTTTGACTTTTCCTATGTGGACGCAGTTGAACAGTCGAAGAATGGGAAATATCGGTATATTATATCGAAGTTGTAG
- a CDS encoding DUF4422 domain-containing protein, with protein MDVKIIVATHKKYWMPDDKVYLPLHVGHAGKEDLGYQGDDTGDNISQKNANYCELTGLYWAWKNLAAEYIGLCHYRRYFVKNRWGNAREAVFKKRDFEELLVQHPVLVPRKRRYYIETIRSHYNHSHYAKDLYMTEMVITELYPKYIVSFNNVMERTWAHMFNMLVMRKDLLDGYCRWLFHILSEVERRTDISHYDPVEARIYGYLSELLLDVWLETNNIPYEEVQVRFMERQNWVKKGGIFLKRKFWNGKRATKET; from the coding sequence TTGGATGTAAAAATCATTGTGGCTACACATAAAAAATATTGGATGCCGGATGATAAGGTGTACTTGCCTCTTCATGTAGGTCATGCGGGAAAAGAAGATCTTGGTTATCAAGGTGACGATACGGGAGATAATATCAGTCAAAAGAATGCAAATTATTGTGAACTCACTGGTCTCTATTGGGCATGGAAAAATCTAGCAGCAGAGTATATTGGTCTGTGTCATTATAGAAGATATTTTGTAAAAAACCGTTGGGGGAATGCCCGAGAAGCTGTTTTTAAAAAGAGAGATTTTGAAGAGCTCTTGGTACAGCACCCCGTGCTTGTTCCGAGAAAAAGACGTTACTATATCGAAACGATTCGTAGTCATTATAATCACTCACATTACGCTAAAGATTTATATATGACAGAGATGGTTATAACTGAATTATACCCGAAATATATCGTTTCGTTTAATAATGTAATGGAACGAACTTGGGCGCATATGTTCAATATGCTTGTAATGAGAAAAGATTTGCTCGATGGGTATTGCAGATGGCTCTTCCATATATTAAGTGAAGTTGAGCGGAGGACAGACATCTCACATTATGATCCTGTCGAGGCAAGAATATATGGGTATTTGTCTGAACTTCTTTTAGATGTTTGGCTTGAAACAAACAATATTCCTTACGAAGAAGTACAAGTGCGCTTTATGGAACGACAGAATTGGGTGAAAAAAGGTGGTATTTTCCTCAAACGTAAGTTTTGGAATGGAAAACGAGCAACAAAAGAAACTTAA
- a CDS encoding O-antigen ligase family protein encodes MDKIEIRYHSICIGMAILFFPFITSIKGIANLGWLGKELSFYPLMAGVFIWGLSCLCYGRKVYIPRIRSVVCLWFFVLAVILSGLLNFVELWGITYGDRTGVYIWFMQMVSICVYVAISLYTYNWLRCYDGDVFRFLYKYLILSFFVAGIYSIFELGSLVGQSVFGDVLSFLDSLFRESDSQNILLTYGRVRSVAVEASYFGMYSGILMPWLFSLIFLAKSRYRILVVLGWIYFTLLNIMSISRTAYFIFLVEMIVYLLLFRRELQKKFFWIALYGGSLILLGVGGGVIYGDFVNVDIFAVFGSLLGGNAGSFSSSNDARLGSQFAALQLFLDYPVYGVGFGTAGLYLVNYYPLWAYASPEIHIWIQEYIAQSGLVSTHGLYSRLLAETGLLGFFAWVLYYISLFSGLLRSVGIEKLSFQLIVKKNLFVTLVGTSLFAFNIDAFRLMSYWVLFAFVWCVIARDGHVR; translated from the coding sequence ATGGATAAAATCGAAATTCGATATCACTCTATCTGCATAGGTATGGCGATACTTTTCTTTCCCTTTATTACATCGATTAAAGGAATAGCAAATTTAGGTTGGTTGGGAAAAGAACTAAGTTTTTATCCACTTATGGCTGGAGTCTTTATCTGGGGACTTAGTTGTCTTTGTTATGGAAGAAAAGTATATATCCCTCGTATCAGGTCTGTGGTATGTCTATGGTTTTTTGTGCTTGCTGTTATTTTATCAGGATTGCTAAACTTTGTGGAGTTATGGGGGATCACCTATGGAGACAGAACAGGGGTATATATATGGTTTATGCAGATGGTATCTATTTGTGTTTATGTAGCTATTTCTCTCTATACATATAATTGGCTTAGATGCTATGATGGTGACGTGTTTCGATTCTTGTATAAGTATCTGATATTGTCTTTTTTTGTTGCAGGTATATACTCTATATTTGAATTGGGAAGTCTTGTCGGACAAAGTGTCTTTGGTGATGTTCTATCGTTTTTGGACTCCTTATTTCGTGAAAGTGATAGTCAAAATATACTTTTAACTTATGGGCGCGTGAGATCTGTAGCTGTTGAAGCTTCATATTTTGGTATGTATTCCGGGATTCTAATGCCATGGTTGTTTTCGTTGATTTTTCTTGCGAAAAGTCGGTATAGAATTCTTGTCGTTCTTGGGTGGATCTACTTTACTTTATTAAATATTATGAGCATATCAAGGACAGCCTATTTTATCTTTCTTGTTGAAATGATTGTCTATTTATTGTTGTTTAGAAGAGAGCTTCAGAAAAAATTTTTTTGGATAGCTCTTTATGGGGGCAGCCTTATCCTTTTAGGGGTGGGCGGGGGCGTAATCTATGGTGATTTTGTCAATGTTGACATCTTTGCCGTTTTTGGGTCTCTTTTAGGTGGAAATGCAGGGAGTTTTAGTAGTTCAAATGATGCACGATTAGGTTCTCAGTTTGCTGCCCTGCAGCTTTTTCTTGACTATCCTGTTTATGGAGTTGGTTTTGGTACGGCTGGCTTATATCTTGTAAATTATTACCCTCTATGGGCGTATGCGAGTCCTGAAATTCATATATGGATACAGGAATATATTGCCCAGAGCGGACTGGTATCTACACATGGGCTGTATTCTCGCCTACTGGCTGAAACAGGATTGCTTGGCTTTTTTGCTTGGGTGCTATATTATATCTCTTTATTTTCTGGTCTTTTACGTTCAGTAGGGATAGAAAAACTATCCTTTCAGCTGATTGTCAAAAAGAATCTTTTTGTGACCTTGGTTGGAACGAGTTTGTTCGCCTTCAATATTGATGCTTTTCGACTTATGTCTTATTGGGTGCTTTTTGCTTTTGTTTGGTGTGTTATAGCAAGAGATGGTCATGTCAGATGA
- a CDS encoding bi-domain-containing oxidoreductase, translating into MKQVLIKRGCAVAEDIPIPQIEADKILVHVANSCISIGTEMSGVRASSVPLWKRALKERDKVKRVLDMVAEKGVAQTREIVKGKLEAGALVGYSAAGVVIGVGANVRDVKIGERVACAGAQCAHHAEIINVPRNLLVKIPESVSFEEASTVTLGSIAMQGVRRAHTTLGECFVVIGLGVIGQFVVQMLKASGCKVIVSDLDAGRIEIALKHGADYAIQPDGTTDAEQVARLTDGIGADGVIITAAAKSDAIVSTAFKMCRRKGRVVLVGDVGLHLNRADFYEKEIDFFISTSYGPGRYDSIYEEKGLEYPVSYVRWTENRNLQEVLNLIAAKKLSVMDMVSKIYPVEEADAAYESLKTASPKPLMVLLSYPQEDQEEADVVTVAAHPTHKEKIQVALIGAGGFAKGMHLPNIKQLGNLYQLRGVMSRTGTNAEAVAKQFGADYATTNYEKVLADDAVDMVLIATRHNLHADMVLAALKSGKHVLVEKPLAINAEELARIELFYREHHDAPFLLTGFNRRHSRYLQEIAKHTTARQNPMIIHYTMNAGYIPLDHWVHTEEGAGRNIGEACHIYDVFNFLTGAKAVSVSASSIQPNGAYYSAKDNFIATVTYDDGSVANLIYTAVGSKEFPKETMEVFFDGKMITLNDYKSMKGYGVKLASIETKGSEKGQLEELEAFGKSIKEGREAPISLWQQVQAMQIAFAVEEQI; encoded by the coding sequence ATGAAGCAGGTACTGATTAAACGTGGATGCGCTGTTGCAGAGGATATTCCTATCCCGCAGATAGAGGCTGACAAGATTTTGGTGCATGTGGCAAATTCGTGCATTTCCATCGGTACCGAGATGAGCGGTGTGCGTGCGAGTTCCGTTCCTCTATGGAAGCGTGCCCTCAAGGAACGTGACAAGGTCAAGAGAGTCCTTGATATGGTTGCTGAAAAAGGTGTTGCACAGACACGTGAAATTGTCAAAGGGAAACTCGAAGCGGGGGCACTTGTCGGGTACTCAGCGGCGGGTGTCGTCATTGGTGTCGGTGCAAATGTGCGTGACGTGAAGATCGGTGAGCGTGTCGCCTGTGCCGGCGCGCAGTGCGCACATCACGCAGAGATTATCAATGTACCTCGTAACTTGCTCGTGAAGATTCCAGAATCCGTTTCTTTTGAAGAGGCAAGTACGGTTACACTTGGCTCGATTGCCATGCAGGGCGTACGCCGTGCCCATACAACACTCGGAGAATGTTTCGTTGTGATCGGCCTTGGCGTCATCGGACAGTTTGTTGTACAAATGCTCAAAGCAAGCGGCTGCAAGGTGATCGTCAGTGATTTGGATGCGGGACGCATCGAGATTGCACTGAAACATGGGGCGGACTATGCCATTCAGCCGGATGGCACGACGGATGCCGAGCAGGTAGCGCGTCTGACGGATGGGATTGGTGCAGACGGCGTTATCATTACGGCAGCGGCAAAGTCCGATGCCATTGTTTCAACCGCATTTAAGATGTGTCGTCGCAAGGGGCGCGTTGTTCTTGTCGGTGATGTCGGTCTGCATCTGAACCGTGCAGACTTCTATGAGAAGGAGATTGATTTCTTCATCTCCACTTCCTATGGACCGGGGCGCTATGATAGTATTTACGAGGAAAAGGGACTGGAATACCCCGTTAGCTATGTACGCTGGACAGAGAACCGCAATCTGCAGGAAGTGCTGAATCTGATTGCAGCGAAAAAACTCTCCGTTATGGATATGGTGTCGAAAATCTATCCCGTGGAGGAAGCGGACGCCGCATACGAATCACTGAAAACTGCATCACCGAAGCCTCTCATGGTGCTTCTCTCCTACCCTCAAGAGGACCAGGAAGAAGCGGATGTTGTAACCGTTGCTGCACATCCAACACATAAGGAAAAGATACAGGTTGCTCTGATCGGTGCGGGCGGCTTTGCCAAAGGGATGCACCTGCCGAATATCAAACAGCTCGGCAATCTCTACCAATTGCGCGGCGTGATGAGTCGCACGGGAACCAATGCCGAAGCGGTCGCAAAGCAGTTCGGAGCTGACTATGCGACAACGAATTACGAAAAGGTGCTTGCGGATGATGCCGTTGACATGGTGCTTATCGCAACACGTCACAACCTTCATGCCGATATGGTCTTGGCAGCACTCAAATCGGGCAAACATGTCCTTGTTGAAAAGCCTCTTGCCATCAATGCCGAGGAACTGGCAAGGATCGAGCTGTTCTATCGGGAACATCATGATGCACCTTTTCTTTTGACCGGATTCAATCGTCGCCATTCACGCTATCTGCAGGAGATCGCGAAGCACACGACTGCACGCCAAAATCCTATGATCATTCACTATACGATGAATGCAGGCTACATTCCGCTTGATCATTGGGTGCATACTGAAGAGGGGGCGGGGCGCAACATTGGAGAGGCGTGCCATATCTATGATGTATTCAACTTCCTCACGGGAGCAAAGGCTGTTTCTGTCAGTGCATCCTCCATTCAGCCGAATGGGGCATATTATAGTGCCAAAGACAATTTTATTGCCACGGTTACTTACGACGATGGTTCTGTAGCCAATCTCATCTATACGGCTGTGGGCAGTAAAGAATTTCCCAAGGAAACGATGGAAGTGTTCTTTGACGGGAAGATGATTACGCTCAATGATTACAAGTCGATGAAGGGATACGGTGTAAAGCTTGCCTCGATTGAGACGAAGGGCAGCGAAAAGGGGCAGCTCGAAGAACTTGAGGCATTTGGTAAGTCAATCAAAGAAGGGCGTGAAGCTCCGATTTCCCTTTGGCAGCAGGTGCAGGCAATGCAGATTGCCTTTGCGGTGGAAGAGCAGATTTGA
- a CDS encoding AAA family ATPase, whose protein sequence is MRKLKIKGFGPLDHIDLDLDKSCNLIIGEQAIGKSTLAKTIYFSLKIRDYLLECLSDLSELHPGETRYARFLFYVRRCFMGCFGTTKHMRPFKIEFDYACGSTPKGTKQLILTLKDGFVDIKFSRVLQNDIQALFQRAEELYGQRDLVQHIGVYDDVIQDLQASLLIRQHLRQTVNAMFDIQGDVLYIPAGRSILATLSEQLQEIDTTDTSQMDLPLKEFIALIQKLKKRFGTQLEYIVEQYTKMEGRNIRRHDVQLAIDTIRKILKASYINEQDTEKLYYDNENWVKLMYASSGQQESLWILLLIFQRLLLQQKTFLIVEEPEAHLFPIAQRHMMEMVGLLMYATGSEVFITTHSPYVLNSLNVLAYSGKIEGKDANIKNAVVPRGYRILPGQLEAYLLLQRAGTSSLVSIMDKNEGLIQSHKIDRLSDIIEQDMEKLLEKEVQYDLQ, encoded by the coding sequence ATGCGAAAATTAAAGATAAAAGGCTTTGGTCCGTTAGATCATATTGACCTTGACTTGGATAAATCGTGCAACCTCATCATTGGGGAACAAGCCATAGGTAAGAGTACACTAGCTAAAACGATATACTTTTCGTTAAAAATACGAGATTACCTATTGGAATGCTTGTCTGATTTGTCAGAGCTTCACCCGGGAGAAACACGATACGCTCGTTTTTTGTTCTATGTAAGACGATGCTTTATGGGGTGTTTTGGAACAACGAAGCATATGCGTCCCTTCAAGATAGAGTTCGACTATGCGTGCGGTTCAACGCCAAAAGGAACGAAACAACTTATACTGACGTTGAAAGATGGCTTTGTGGACATTAAATTTTCACGTGTTCTACAAAATGACATTCAGGCTTTGTTTCAACGTGCAGAAGAATTGTATGGGCAACGAGATTTAGTACAACATATAGGTGTCTATGATGATGTGATTCAAGATTTACAGGCCAGCCTGTTGATACGTCAACATTTGCGGCAGACGGTCAATGCAATGTTTGATATACAGGGAGATGTTTTGTATATTCCGGCAGGTCGAAGTATTTTGGCCACACTGTCTGAGCAGCTGCAGGAGATTGATACAACAGATACGTCTCAGATGGATTTACCGTTGAAGGAGTTTATTGCACTTATCCAAAAGTTGAAAAAACGATTTGGAACGCAGCTGGAATATATCGTTGAGCAGTATACAAAAATGGAAGGGAGGAATATTCGTAGACATGATGTTCAGCTTGCCATAGATACAATCAGAAAAATTTTAAAGGCAAGCTATATCAATGAACAAGATACAGAAAAACTCTATTATGATAATGAAAATTGGGTAAAACTCATGTATGCCTCGTCCGGTCAGCAGGAATCCCTATGGATTTTGCTGCTGATTTTTCAGCGCCTTTTATTACAGCAAAAAACTTTTTTGATTGTAGAAGAACCCGAAGCACATTTATTTCCTATTGCACAGAGGCATATGATGGAGATGGTGGGATTATTGATGTATGCTACGGGAAGCGAGGTGTTTATTACCACTCATAGTCCCTATGTGTTAAACTCCTTAAATGTGTTGGCATACTCTGGAAAGATTGAAGGCAAGGATGCGAATATCAAGAATGCTGTCGTGCCTAGAGGTTATAGAATTCTTCCGGGGCAGCTTGAAGCGTACCTTCTTTTGCAACGTGCGGGAACATCATCTCTTGTATCTATTATGGATAAAAATGAAGGCTTAATCCAATCTCACAAGATCGACAGACTTTCGGATATTATAGAGCAAGATATGGAAAAGCTGCTTGAAAAAGAGGTACAATATGATTTGCAATAA